A DNA window from Brassica napus cultivar Da-Ae chromosome C1, Da-Ae, whole genome shotgun sequence contains the following coding sequences:
- the LOC106349059 gene encoding chlorophyll synthase, chloroplastic has translation MTSILNTVSSILASRVSSVDRVGARSLRNPVSVEFTCQRSAWSTLDSESSGRRFVVRAAETDTDKVKSQAPDKAPAAGGSSINQLLGIKGAAQETNKWKIRLQLTKPVTWPPLVWGVVCGAAASGNFHWTPEDVAKSILCMMMSGPCLTGYTQTINDWYDREIDAINEPYRPIPSGAISEQEVITQVWVLLLGGLGIAGVLDVWAGHTTPTLFYLALGGSLLSYIYSAPPLKLKQNGWVGNFALGASYISLPWWAGQALFGTLTPDVVVLTLLYSIAGLGIAIVNDFKSVEGDRAMGLQSLPVAFGTEAAKWICVSAIDVTQLSVAGYLLASGKPYYALALLALIIPQIVFQFKYFLKDPVKYDVKYQASAQPFLVLGIFVTALASSH, from the exons ATGACTTCCATTCTCAACACCGTCTCCTCCATCCTCGCCTCCAGAGTTTCCTCCGTCGACCGAGTCGGAGCGCGCTCTCTCCGAAACCCGGTCTCCGTCGAGTTCACTTGCCAGCGTTCCGCTTGGTCGACGTTGGACTCCGAATCTTCTG GGAGGAGATTTGTTGTGCGTGCGGCGGAGACTGATACAGATAAAG TAAAATCTCAGGCACCGGACAAGGCACCAGCAGCCGGTGGTTCGAGCATTAACCAGCTTCTTGGTATCAAAGGAGCAGCTCAAGAGACT AATAAATGGAAGATTCGTCTTCAGCTTACAAAGCCAGTCACTTGGCCTCCATTAGTGTGGGGAGTGGTCTGTGGTGCTGCTGCTTCag GGAACTTTCATTGGACTCCAGAGGACGTTGCTAAGTCGATTCTTTGCATGATGATGTCTGGCCCATGTCTTACTGGCTATACACAG ACAATCAACGACTGGTATGATCGAGAGATTGATGCAATTAATGAGCCGTATCGCCCAATCCCATCTGGAGCAATATCAGAGCAAGAG GTTATTACACAAGTCTGGGTGTTATTACTGGGAGGTCTTGGAATTGCTGGAGTCTTAGATGTGTGG GCAGGGCATACCACTCCCACTTTGTTCTATCTTGCTTTGGGAGGGTCCTTGTTGTCTTATATATACTCTGCTCCACCTCTTAAG CTAAAACAAAATGGATGGGTTGGAAACTTTGCGCTTGGAGCAAGCTATATCAGTTTGCCATG GTGGGCTGGGCAAGCATTGTTTGGCACTCTTACACCAGACGTTGTTGTTCTTACACTCTTGTACAGTATAGCTGGG TTGGGAATAGCGATTGTTAATGACTTCAAAAGTGTTGAAGGAGACAGAGCAATGGGACTTCAGTCCCTCCCAGTGGCTTTTGGCACTGAGGCTGCAAAATGGATATGCGTTAGTGCTATAGACGTTACTCAACTCTCTGTTGCCG GATATCTATTAGCATCTGGCAAACCTTACTATGCGTTGGCGCTGCTTGCTTTGATCATTCCCCAGATTGTGTTCCAG TTTAAATACTTTCTCAAGGATCCTGTCAAATACGACGTCAAGTACCAG GCAAGCGCACAGCCATTTTTGGTGCTGGGTATATTCGTGACGGCTTTGGCATCAAGTCACTGA
- the LOC106349060 gene encoding em-like protein GEA1, protein MASKQQSREELDEKAKQGETVVPGGTGGKSVEAQERLAEGRSKGGQTRREQLGHEGYQEMGHKGGETRKEQLGHEGYQEMGHKGGETRKEQLGHEGYQEMGHKGGETRKEQLGHEGYKEMGRKGGLSTMDKSGGERAEEEGIEIDESKFTNK, encoded by the exons ATGGCGTCAAAGCAACAAAGCCGAGAGGAGCTTGATGAGAAGGCCAAGCAAGGAGAGACGGTCGTCCCAGGTGGCACCGGTGGCAAAAGTGTCGAAGCTCAAGAGCGTCTAGCTGAAG GAAGGAGCAAGGGAGGGCAGACGAGGAGGGAGCAGCTTGGGCACGAGGGTTATCAGGAGATGGGACACAAAGGAGGAGAGACGAGGAAGGAGCAGCTGGGGCACGAGGGTTATCAGGAGATGGGACACAAAGGAGGAGAGACGAGGAAGGAGCAGCTGGGGCACGAAGGTTATCAGGAGATGGGACACAAGGGAGGAGAGACTAGGAAGGAGCAACTGGGGCACGAGGGTTACAAGGAGATGGGACGTAAAGGAGGACTCAGTACCATGGACAAGTCTGGTGGAGAGCGTGCGGAGGAGGAAGGGATTGAAATCGATGAGTCCAAGTTCACCAACAAGTGA
- the LOC106349058 gene encoding ERBB-3 BINDING PROTEIN 1, protein MSSDDERDEKELDLTSPEVVTKYKSAAEIVNKALQVVLSECKPKAKIVDICEKGDAFIKEQTGSMYKSAKKKIDRGVAFPTCVSVNNTVGHFSPLASDETLLEEGDMLKIDMGCHIDGFISLVAHTHVLQDGPVTGRKADVIAAANTAAEVALRLVRPGKKNHAVTEAIQKVAEAYDCKIVEGVISHQMKQNVIDGSKCFLSVSTPETRVDDAEFLENEVYAIDIVASTGDGKPKLLDEKQTTVYKKDADVNYQLKMKASRFIFSEIKENFPHMPFTARSLEEKRARLGLVECVNHGHLLPYPVLYEKPGDFVAQIKFTVLLMPNGSDRITSHSLQELQPTKTVDDPEIKGWLALAIKKKKGGGKKKKAKKAGEKGETSTEAEPMETSSNAQE, encoded by the exons ATGAGTTCAGACGATGAGAGAGACGAGAAGGAGCTGGATCTTACCTCTCCTGAAGTCGTCACCAAGTACAAGAGCGCCGCTGAGATCGTTAACA AGGCGTTGCAGGTTGTTTTGTCTGAGTGCAAGCCAAAAGCCAAGATTGTTGATATCTGCGAGAAAGGAGACGCCTTTATCAAAGA GCAAACAGGGAGCATGTACAAGAGCGCCAAGAAGAAGATTGATCGAGGTGTCGCTTTCCCAACGTGCGTTTCTGTCAACAACACCGTTGGTCATTTCTCACCGCTTGCAAGTGATGAGACCCTCTTGGAAGAGGGTGATATGCTGAAAAT TGATATGGGATGTCATATTGATGGGTTCATTTCCCTTGTTGCCCACACACATGTTCTTCAAGATGGACCCGTTACTGGACGCAAAGCTGATGTTATTGCAGCTGCTAACACTGCTGCTGAAGTTGCTTTGAGGCTCGTTCGTCCTGGGAAGAAG AACCATGCTGTCACTGAAGCTATTCAGAAGGTGGCCGAAGCATATGACTGCAAAATTGTGGAAGGAGTTATTTCCCACCAGATGAAACAGAATGTGATAGATGGAAGCAAGTGTTTCCTAAGTGTATCCACTCCAGAAACAAGGGTTGATGATGCTGAGTTTCTAGAGAATGAAGTCTATGCCATTGATATTGTGGCAAGCACTGGTGATGGCAAG CCGAAGCTTTTAGACGAGAAGCAAACAACTGTTTACAAGAAGGATGCGGATGTTAACTATCAGTTGAAGATGAAGGCCTCCAGATTCATATTCAGCGAGATTAAAGAAAACTTCCCCCACATGCCATTCACTGCAAG GTCACTGGAGGAGAAAAGGGCACGTCTTGGACTTGTGGAGTGTGTGAACCATGGCCATTTGCTACCATATCCTGTACTTTACGAGAAGCCTG GGGATTTTGTTGCTCAAATCAAATTCACAGTTTTGCTGATGCCAAATGGATCCGATAGGATCACTTCACATTCACTTCAGGAGCTTCAACCTACGAAGACCGTTGATGACCCTGAGATCAAAGGGTGGTTAGCCTTGGctatcaagaagaagaagggtggtggaaagaagaagaaag CCAAGAAGGCTGGAGAGAAAGGGGAAACCTCAACGGAGGCTGAGCCAATGGAAACAAGCAGCAATGCTCAAGAATGA
- the LOC106352303 gene encoding uncharacterized protein LOC106352303, translated as MEPMVSKETKENMKEGVPEADNLLSNKDKTKEEEEEEGGNGGILNNLISNLMGATTTTTAVDEKSGENTQKSECEDEDEKKKEGSGAGILEKIISHLPEDAVPTTEEASILIHSVID; from the exons ATGGAACCAATGGTaagcaaagaaacaaaagaaaatatgaaagagGGAGTTCCAGAAGCAGATAATCTCTTAAGTaacaaagataaaacaaaagaagaagaagaggaggagggagGTAATGGTGGGATTTTGAACAATCTGATATCCAACTTGATGggtgcaacaacaacaacaacagcagtAGATGAAAAATCTGGTGAAAATACTCAGAAATCTGAATGTGAGGATgaagatgagaagaagaaagagggtTCAGGAGCTGGTATCTTAGAAAAGATCATTTCTCATCTGCCAG AAGATGCAGTTCCAACGACAGAGGAAGCATCCATTCTGATCCACTCTGTGATTGACTGA
- the LOC106349057 gene encoding probably inactive leucine-rich repeat receptor-like protein kinase IMK2, giving the protein MNQLHKNPFRIYEICFTFCTSIFLCLLLLSAQAVAGGGHSWDGIVVTQGNYQALQAIKHELIDFTGVLRSWNDSSTTSVCSGGWAGIKCLRGQVVAIQLPWKGLGGTISEKIGQLQNLRKLSLHDNVLAGSVPRSLGYLKNLHGVYLFNNRLSGSVPASLGNCPLLQNLDLSNNQLSGIIPASLAESTRLYRLNLSFNLLSGPLPVTVARSYTLTFLDLGHNNLSGSIPDFSVNGSHPLKKLNLDHNLFSGPVPLSLCKQSLLEEVSLSHNQLFGSFPKECGALLHLQSLDLSYNSINGTIPDGIDRLHNLTVLNLKRNKINGPIPERIGNISGIRQLDLSENNFTGLIPPSLANLANLSSFNVSFNTLSGPVPPVLSRKFNSSSFVGNIQLCGYSSASPCPSPKPHHPPTLSPTSPQEPRKHHRKLSVKDIILIAIGALLAVLLLLCCILLCCLIKKRAALKQKDGKDKITEKTATATAAASAGGEMGGKLVHFDGPFVFTADDLLCATAEIMGKSTYGTAYKATLEDGNEVAVKRLREKTTKGVKEFEAEVTALGKIRHTNLLALRAYYLGPKGEKLLVFDYMSKGSLSAFLHARGPETLIPWQTRMKIAKGISRGLAHLHKNENMIHENLTASNILLDEKTNAHIADYGLSRLMTAAAATNVIATAGTLGYRAPEFSKIKNASTKTDVYSLGIIILELLTGKSPGEPTSGMDLPQWVASIVKEEWTNEVFDLELMRETQTVGDELLNTLKLALHCVDPSPAARPEAIQVVNQLEEIRPETETTTIGSGSDGAKEEEDI; this is encoded by the exons ATGAATCAGCTTCACAAAAACCCATTTCGGATTTATGAAATTTGTTTCACTTTTTGCACGAGTATCTTCTTGTGTCTCTTACTCTTGTCTGCTCAAGCTGTTGCAGGTGGTGGTCACTCCTGGGATGGGATCGTGGTGACTCAGGGGAACTATCAGGCGCTCCAAGCAATCAAACACGAACTCATCGACTTCACCGGAGTTCTTAGAAGCTGGAACGACTCTTCCACCACCAGTGTTTGCTCCGGCGGCTGGGCTGGAATCAAATGCCTTCGAGGCCAAGTGGTAGCCATTCAGCTCCCATGGAAAGGACTCGGTGGCACTATCTCGGAGAAGATCGGACAGCTTCAGAATCTCAGAAAACTTAGCCTCCACGACAACGTCCTCGCCGGTTCGGTTCCCCGTTCCCTTGGCTATCTCAAGAACCTGCATGGAGTCTATCTCTTCAACAACCGTCTCTCTGGTTCAGTCCCAGCTTCACTTGGAAACTGCCCTCTTCTCCAAAATCTTGATCTTAGCAATAATCAGTTATCTGGAATCATCCCGGCTAGTCTTGCTGAGTCCACCAGGCTCTATAGGCTCAATCTCAGCTTCAATTTACTCTCCGGTCCCCTTCCGGTTACAGTAGCCAGATCATACACCCTCACTTTTCTTGACCTTGGGCATAACAACCTCTCTGGTTCCATACCCGACTTTTCGGTTAATGGCTCTCACCCTCTTAAAAAGCTGAACCTAGACCACAATCTCTTCTCTGGACCTGTTCCGTTGTCCCTCTGCAAGCAGAGTTTGCTCGAAGAGGTTTCTTTAAGCCATAACCAGCTCTTTGGTTCCTTTCCCAAGGAATGTGGAGCTCTTCTACACCTTCAGAGCCTTGATTTGTCTTACAACTCAATCAACGGAACCATCCCAGATGGCATCGATAGACTGCACAACCTGACAGTGCTTAACCTCAAGAGAAACAAGATCAATGGTCCCATCCCAGAGAGAATCGGGAACATATCTGGAATCAGACAACTTGATCTGTCTGAAAACAACTTCACCGGTCTAATCCCTCCCTCCCTAGCCAACCTGGCGAATCTTTCTTCATTCAACGTCTCCTTCAACACGCTCTCTGGTCCTGTCCCGCCTGTTCTCTCCAGAAAGTTCAACTCAAGCTCTTTCGTGGGCAACATTCAGCTCTGTGGCTACAGTTCGGCGTCTCCCTGCCCTTCTCCTAAACCTCATCATCCTCCCACCCTTTCACCTACCTCACCACAAGAACCAAGAAAACACCACAGAAAACTCTCGGTCAAAGATATAATCCTAATCGCCATAGGAGCTCTTCTAGCCGTTCTCCTTCTCTTGTGCTGCATATTACTCTGCTGTCTGATCAAGAAACGTGCAGCCTTGAAACAAAAAGACGGCAAGGACAAGATCACCGAGAAGACAGCAACCGCAACTGCGGCAGCATCAGCAGGAGGTGAGATGGGAGGAAAGCTGGTCCATTTCGATGGTCCGTTTGTGTTCACTGCCGACGACCTCCTCTGTGCAACGGCTGAGATCATGGGGAAAAGCACTTACGGCACAGCATACAAGGCAACATTGGAAGACGGAAACGAGGTCGCTGTGAAACGGCTGAGAGAGAAAACAACCAAAGGGGTCAAAGAGTTCGAAGCAGAGGTCACAGCTTTAGGCAAGATTCGACACACGAATCTGCTTGCACTAAGAGCTTACTACTTAGGACCTAAAGGAGAGAAGCTCCTCGTCTTCGATTACATGTCTAAAGGCTCTCTCTCTGCGTTTCTTCACG CACGAGGACCAGAAACCCTAATTCCATGGCAAACGAGGATGAAGATAGCGAAAGGAATCAGCCGCGGCTTAGCTCACCTTCACAAGAACGAGAACATGATCCACGAGAATCTCACGGCCAGCAACATCCTCCTCGACGAGAAGACCAACGCACACATCGCCGACTACGGCCTCTCCCGCCTCATGACAGCCGCCGCCGCCACCAACGTGATCGCAACCGCCGGAACTCTCGGATACAGAGCGCCGGAGTTCTCGAAAATCAAGAACGCGAGCACGAAGACGGACGTGTACAGCTTAGGGATCATCATACTTGAGCTCTTGACGGGGAAATCTCCAGGAGAGCCGACGAGCGGGATGGATTTGCCTCAGTGGGTGGCGTCGATCGTGAAGGAGGAGTGGACCAATGAAGTGTTCGATCTTGAGCTTATGAGGGAGACCCAAACCGTTGGTGACGAGCTTCTCAATACGTTGAAATTGGCTTTACACTGTGTTGACCCGTCGCCTGCGGCGAGGCCAGAAGCGATTCAGGTGGTCAATCAGTTGGAGGAGATCAGGCCGGAGACGGAGACGACGACGATTGGATCCGGCAGTGATGGAGCtaaagaagaggaagacatataa